A window of Belonocnema kinseyi isolate 2016_QV_RU_SX_M_011 chromosome 10, B_treatae_v1, whole genome shotgun sequence genomic DNA:
TTCATTGTCTAGCATATTTAATGGTTTCAATGGAAGGCTCATAGATCTGCGACATACctcttgtttgtttttatttgctAACTTCACATCCAAGATAGTGTTAGATTTTTGTTTTGTAAGGCaatctttcgaaaatttgtcaaattccgtAAAGTCGACACACTTATTCCGTAATTTGAATAAAGTCGACAAAGGATCAATactagaacaaaatattttaggagtATGATCAATTTCTTCATAGTGAGAAGAAATATACTGGTTATATAGCGACTGAGAGACTGGATGACCATTCTCTCGAAATACTGGATAGTAAGGATCtgttattgtgttaaaaaaattctttttcgaccAAGTTTTTCGTCGTGATGCATCTGAATCAAAATTGGCGTCAAAAATTGGTTTCACCCCTTGCTGAcctaatttgtacatttttagtGATATACAATTTGAATGCATGTGTGTAGAATCTTTAATGTCGCTTAAGCTTAGACTTCTTTTATTTTCTctgtacttgataaacttttcatttctaacaacatttttgaattgatttaGCTGCTTATAACGAAGTGCTTCTTTGACAATTTCTGGAATATCATCCGTATTTTCCTTCCGCGGTTCAGGTTTTATTGCAATCTCTAATTGTTTTCCTGCCTCCTCGATGGTGTTACATATAGATACAATTGTACCATGCAAAACACGATTGACATCTTTCAAAGGAGTAGAGCAAATACTCGGGGTCGTAGGAACCGTGTGCTTTGAATAGTCTATTTTACATTCATCTTTTCGCTTGGTAGGTGAATTACATAATGCAGTTGATAACgtggaaaaacttaaaaaaggggCACTGTAGTGGCTTGATTCAAATTCTTCTTCTTCGGGAACGGTAAAAATGCGTGAAGTATCACGTTTCATCAAAATAGGCTGATCCttggaattaattttaagaagaccctgaaaataattcatatttttcaagctataaaataatttgcattcaaaaataATATCAGAACAATTGCTAATAGTATTTTTATAAAGGCTTCACACAAGAACAGCAGAGTTAGTTTGAACTCATCATGAGCCAtctataaatcattttttggcGACTTTTTGTACTCTATCCTGCCCCatctaacaaaataaaataattaaagatatgATTAAAAGATTAGGTATGTATTACAATTTCGTAGACTAATATGGAATTTTGTAGTAAACTATAACTTCTGTTCAAAGCTCCTAACGACAGCAAGTACGACTACGGCGCATGCATCCAGGAACACTTATGATTgacgaaagaaggaaaagaatGCGGTATTCTCTTAATTCACTACTCTTCAGgaatgacaaatttaaatagttcatgAATAGTAGGCTATTCTGCATAGAGCAATGAGTAGATCACATATTTTCTGGCTTAGCAGAAAGGAAATGATCATTAGTAGCAATGTTGCAATTGTTGCAGTAACTCTACCACTTATGctatatttaaaattccacaTTACCTTTTTATTAGGCATCGTTTTCTTTACAGAAGATGCCAAGTGATAACAGTAACTCCGTTCTGTATTTGAATTCTGAATAATTTCGTtgatttctttttgttctacatAAACGTGCAGTAGCTGAACACCAACAGGTAAATGGAACGCTGTGGTTATTCTCTCAGCAGGAGtctagaaaaataaaactttaatttcacctttttcaatttttcatactcGTAGTGCAGAAAAACTATTGAGGTTATACGTTTAGGCGTGAATCTATTGTAATGGAGAATCTCATGATTTTCTGCATAGAGAAATATGCAGTAGCAATATTTTGTCCAATATATTGTTGTCTTAATTTGAtcgttgaattcttggttttatttttaggagttCTGCACATTAGTAGGCATTTCACCGCTAtcttcagagaatttatttctaaatttaattcaaacaaaatttctttaaaaatatttgtttactgatgcacatttttattaaacattttccgTCCGATTATTGTTTCGTGCTCCGCTAAGGACTTAAACGAGGTCTGATACCCAACGTTGTGATTATACGGGGGGAGGACTTTTCCGTTTAGGCTGAAAAATATCCGAGAGGCGCGCTGCTTTCGGGAAGGCAAATTCGGGGGTAACTTGGGTTGTGTATAAGAAATACGGTGCGTAGGTAATCCTGAGTTTCATATGTCACCCCGTTTTGCCGATGCCCGTCGCGGTTTGAGCACGATCATCTTTTTGTAAACTGACGACACCCTTACCTTCAATCAAGATTACGTCCGCCCGTGAAGTGGATGGTCGAAGAACCTTCTTCCATGGAATGATTTCCAATTGCCGATCCTTTTAAAAGAATAGTAGGATAGTAGACGCGGATTGAGATCGCCGGTCCTCGTAAAATATCAATAGGATAATATAtcagaaagaataaaaagaaccCAAATCCTAGGAAAGGACCTAACGAATAGAAAGAACCTCGGTTCATATAAGTGAAACATAGAAGAAAATCAGAACGCCGATCCTCGTACAAGAACTGTAGGAAATAGAAAGAACTTCGATCCTTGTAAAAGAACCATAGGAAAATTGTAGCATCTACAAGGAGGCGGGCGAGCGGAATCAACTAAACTGGATTACGATATCAAAAGATATTCGTTGACGGTCAAGTAAAAACTGAAACTCTTTGTCTCGTCACAGTTGATATTCGGAGATTTAAAATAGGTGTCGCTTAACGATGGCgcaaataattgaaatacaaTAACCCATGTACAGGTCACAGTTACCCATAGTGAATATAATAAGACTGTCTAAAGTTCGGTCGTCCTGACGGATGATCGACCCTATCATTTACATGATTATTAATTAAACGCACTCGAACAAAGATAAGCTTGGACCATCCCATGGTTCCATTCGGTTGGAACTGTATACGCCGGAAAACGGGTTTTGGATCATCAAAAACCCTTGGATAtcaccaataaaatatttttcatttcgcAGGACTTTTTTAACTTCCTATGGGCCCCTTTTTCGGCAAAAGTTTGTGGTTCACACCAGGCTCGGTTACAATATTcggaattaaaattgaatttccccATTCATATTTCGTTGGTTTCTTATGTTATTCATCAAACGCTTTCTTTTTTCTAAGACGCAGTTtatcacaaaaaatgaattagctTTGTTGCGTAATGTTTCTCTCAGTTCGTTATTATTTTCTGGGTTTTCAATGTCAGACAATGAGTTCATAAATTCGTCATCAGGGAATCCTACCTAATCTGCTGTAAAGAGTAATTTAGCAGAAGAGCATACTATCGTTCGGTTAATAGTGTTATTTATCACAAATTGAGCACCTGCTAACCTTTCTTCCCAAATCCAAGCTCCGGTTATTTTAGCTAACGCAGGTCGTAAAAAACTGAAAACGAGTTCGGCTTTACCACTTGCATGAGGCTTACCTGCTGCTATTTGAATGTCTTTGATATATCGTTCGCtaagaaattagaagaattctACAGCGGTAAAACTGTCGGGAACTAGAGTTCGCGGTTTACCATGGTGATGAAAATAACTTGTAAGTTTCGAAAAAGTCTCTTTTGTACTTGTACTTTTAACAGATTAAAAAACAATAGATTTCGTGTATCTGTcaacaattagaaaaatatttttagaacccAAACTTGCAGCTTTGCAAAGTCTGTACTGGTCGACAAATTCAGCTTCAAATGATCCTTTGGCTCTATCCTAGATGTGAAGCTCGCCCTCGCTTTTAAACGAATGCACGTTATAGACTaagcattttaaacaatttcccacaaattcttctatttttttcctcaaatctCTAACCCAATAGGCTCTCAAAATAAATTCTGCTATTTTGTCTACCCCgacgtgaatttattttttgttcaaagctaGTGTGATTGCATTACCATCGGTTCTGATAATAAAAGGGATTCCTAAATGATATGGGTgatggaacaaaaaaaaaaaatactagagAAATCTCATCCACCCAATTTAccgcaacattttttaatttagaacctGAATTAAAACCAATTCAGTTactcagaaaaaatattgaaatgatagcAAAATAGAGTTTCAAAGCGTCGATAAATGGACAGATCGATTAAGAAGGTTACAAATTATAAAGGAGGAAGTTCAGAATAATGTAGACCAATCAAATGAAAGACAAGCTTCGAATGataatttaagaagaagaccAGTAGAGTTCAAAAGTTAAGAAACCTTAAAGGAAAAAGTATAGGTAATGGAACGCAAatgattttgaattagaaaacgCTAGTACAGATAGCGGCaaatagaaacattaaatattaatgaacTTATATTAGGATATTTATACACAAAGTATTGCAAAATGGCAAGAGATCAATAGTATTAATAACAACAGCTGACTCAAAACTCAAAAACTGACTCAACAGAACCTAAATAATGTGACTCATTGGATctacaaacaaaattagacggATCCAGGCATACCACATAATTTATAGTTAT
This region includes:
- the LOC117181547 gene encoding uncharacterized protein LOC117181547 isoform X3 yields the protein MAKEMMIVFVYDTARCSKEEDDPAESVVYFHPSWVSPTQRMALSGQLMGVNQFLSTSFASPCIISLQGGKFVMKRLGQYLLAVGTDRNIQDWIIQRRANTLESLLNFFHCDLETISCLFNNERNKFTEKLYQIFETYLPILQYSASLFSSIPALKFPRSASNVFLEAIHILQNCQETSGIVGGALFYNNKVVASQLGAEITKQLVLTDSYRIKTPAERITTAFHLPVGVQLLHVYVEQKEINEIIQNSNTERSYCYHLASSVKKTMPNKKGLLKINSKDQPILMKRDTSRIFTVPEEEEFESSHYSAPFLSFSTLSTALCNSPTKRKDECKIDYSKHTVPTTPSICSTPLKDVNRVLHGTIVSICNTIEEAGKQLEIAIKPEPRKENTDDIPEIVKEALRYKQLNQFKNVVRNEKFIKYRENKRSLSLSDIKDSTHMHSNCISLKMYKLGQQGVKPIFDANFDSDASRRKTWSKKNFFNTITDPYYPVFRENGHPVSQSLYNQYISSHYEEIDHTPKIFCSSIDPLSTLFKLRNKCVDFTEFDKFSKDCLTKQKSNTILDVKLANKNKQEVCRRSMSLPLKPLNMLDNEGRRKSISEYNNAFEMQPIRKHDGLQLTPLMSKLSLIADEETYGFYSRETTPSDFRESSHLFVAENCTIKNKVDTVYKEGIVSDAEIKELIAARQDKNFLQKTELFLCGHQNMVLVLLMENDTCSNPELIHSLMFESLAFMSTIKKRTFH